From the Paenibacillus tianjinensis genome, the window TTTGCTGATTTTGAAGACGTTGCGCACTTCGGCATGACCGATGATATTTTCTTTGAAGACCGGATCGAGCATGCCCTTCATGGCACTTTCGATTTCTTCAATTACGTTGTAAATGATGTTGTGCAGACGCACATCAACCTTCTCCTGCTCTGCAGCAGCTTTGGTCTGAGCGTCCGGACGAACGTTAAAGCCGATTACGATCGCATTTGATGCTGCCGCGAGTGTAATATCGGATTCCGTAATCGCACCTGCACCGCTGTGAATAATCTTCACGCGAACGCCTTCAACCTCGATCTTCGCCAGGGAGCTCTTGAGCGCCTCTACCGAACCTTGTACGTCACCTTTGATGATTACGTTCAGGTCTTTGATCTCGCCATCCTTGATGTGCTTGAACAGGTCATCCAGTGTAACACGGGTATTGGTGTTCAGCTCGGACTGGCGCTGGGTTGTGGAGCGTCTGTCGGCGATTGCACGGGCTTTGCGCTCGTCTTCGAAGGCCATGAACGGATCGCCCGCCTGCGGCACTTCAGTCAGACCGGTAATTTCCACCGGAGTGGAAGGGCCCGCTTCCTTGATTTTGCGTCCCTTGTCATTCACCATGGCGCGGACACGGCCGAAGCAGTTACCCGCTACAAAAGCGTCTCCGACCTTCAGTGTACCGTTCTGAACGAGAATACGGGCAACCGGTCCGCGGTTCTTATCAAGCTCGGCTTCTATTACTGTACCGCGTGCCCGTTTGTCCGGGTTCGCTTTGTACTCGTTAACTTCCGCTACGAGCAAGATCATTTCCAGCAGCTCTTCCAGGTTAATGCGCTGTTTGGCGGACAGGTTGACGAAGATGGTGTCTCCGCCCCACTCTTCCGGTACCAGCTCATAATTGGTAAGCTCCTGCTTAACACGGTCCGGATCAGCACCCGGCTTGTCGATCTTGTTAACTGCAACAATGATCGGAAGTCCAGCAGCCTTGGCGTGGTTAATCGCTTCTACCGTCTGCGGCATAACACCGTCATCAGCAGCTACAACGATAATGGTCATATCCGTGACCTGTGCACCGCGGGCACGCATGGCGGTAAACGCTTCGTGACCCGGAGTATCCAGGAACGTAATTTTCTTGTGGTTGATTTCGACCTGGTACGCACCGATGTGCTGCGTAATCCCGCCGGCTTCGCCGCCGGTTACGTTCGTTGAACGGATCGCATCCAGCAATGTTGTTTTACCATGGTCAACATGACCCATGATCGTAACAACCGGAGGACGGGTCTGCAGATCCTCTTCGGAATCGTTCTCTTCCACGGTTTCGAAGCTGTCTTCGTCCACAGGGATCTTCACTTCTACTTCTACGCCGAATTCACCCGACAGAAGCAGGATGGTGTCGATATCAAGCTCCTGGTTAATGGTCGCCATAACGCCCATCAGAATCAGCTTCTTGATCACTTCAGAAGCATCCTTATGCAGCAGCTTGGCTGTTTCACCGACCGTCATATTACCGCGGACAATAATCTTCTTCGGTGTATTGTCAATCTTCTCACGGTGTACGACCGGCTGGTTTCTGCCGCCGCGGCTATTCTTGCCGCCGCGGTTGTTGCGGAAATTGCCGCCGCCTTTACCGTCTTCAAAGCGCTTCTGGCTGCCGTTGTTGTTCGGTCTGCCGCCGGAAGTGTTCTTCTTTGGACCTCTGTCTCCGCCGCGGGAGAAATCACCGCCGCCTTGTCCTTGCGGACGGCTGTCTGTGCGCGGAGCGCTGCTCTGCGGACGGTCACCAGTACGTGGTGCACTGCCTTGACCTTGCGAACGGTTGCCGCCGGTGGAGCTGCCTTGCGGACGGCTGCCGCCGGTGGAGCTACCCTGCGGGCGGTTGCCGCCGGTGGAACTGCCCTGTGGACGGTTGCTGCCGGTGGAGCTGCCCTGCGGACGATTGCCGCTGGTGGAGCTACCTTGCGGGCGGTTGCCGCCGGTGGAGCTGCCCTGCGGGCGGTTGCCGCTGGTGGAGCTTCCTTGCGGACGGTTGCCGCTGGTGGAGCTGCCTTGCGGGCGGGAATTCTGTGTTGATCCTGATGTACTTCTGCGGGAATCTTGTCCGCTTTGGGGCCTTGGGGACGTCGTCGATTGGTTGTTGTTTTGGTTACTGTTCATACCTACCTGCTTTTCCGGTTGATTTTTGTTGGCATTCTGAGCACTCTGCGGTTCGGCTGTTACCGTTCCGGTAGTTGCCGGACGGCTGCTGGTGCCGGTGTCACGCTTGGCTGCAGCGTTTGATTTAATATCCTTAAAGAATTGCTCCACTTTTGTTACCGAGCTATTCTCCATCACACTCATATGATTATTCACAGGAACATTCAAACGCTTCAGAATTGTAATAATTTCTTTACTGCTCATGTTCAGAGATTTCGCGTATTCATACACGCGCAGTTTATCCTTATTGTCTTCTTTAGTCAATAACTCCACCTCCGACAGTATCTCCAAGCGTTCTGGAGATCATTTCCGCGAATCCTTTATCCGTAACGGCCAGCACTA encodes:
- the infB gene encoding translation initiation factor IF-2, which produces MTKEDNKDKLRVYEYAKSLNMSSKEIITILKRLNVPVNNHMSVMENSSVTKVEQFFKDIKSNAAAKRDTGTSSRPATTGTVTAEPQSAQNANKNQPEKQVGMNSNQNNNQSTTSPRPQSGQDSRRSTSGSTQNSRPQGSSTSGNRPQGSSTSGNRPQGSSTGGNRPQGSSTSGNRPQGSSTGSNRPQGSSTGGNRPQGSSTGGSRPQGSSTGGNRSQGQGSAPRTGDRPQSSAPRTDSRPQGQGGGDFSRGGDRGPKKNTSGGRPNNNGSQKRFEDGKGGGNFRNNRGGKNSRGGRNQPVVHREKIDNTPKKIIVRGNMTVGETAKLLHKDASEVIKKLILMGVMATINQELDIDTILLLSGEFGVEVEVKIPVDEDSFETVEENDSEEDLQTRPPVVTIMGHVDHGKTTLLDAIRSTNVTGGEAGGITQHIGAYQVEINHKKITFLDTPGHEAFTAMRARGAQVTDMTIIVVAADDGVMPQTVEAINHAKAAGLPIIVAVNKIDKPGADPDRVKQELTNYELVPEEWGGDTIFVNLSAKQRINLEELLEMILLVAEVNEYKANPDKRARGTVIEAELDKNRGPVARILVQNGTLKVGDAFVAGNCFGRVRAMVNDKGRKIKEAGPSTPVEITGLTEVPQAGDPFMAFEDERKARAIADRRSTTQRQSELNTNTRVTLDDLFKHIKDGEIKDLNVIIKGDVQGSVEALKSSLAKIEVEGVRVKIIHSGAGAITESDITLAAASNAIVIGFNVRPDAQTKAAAEQEKVDVRLHNIIYNVIEEIESAMKGMLDPVFKENIIGHAEVRNVFKISKVGSVAGCMVTDGKITRNAELRLIRSGIVVFEGKIDTLKRFKDDAKEVAQGYECGITLERYNDLQEGDIIEAFIMEKVER